The proteins below come from a single Polymorphobacter fuscus genomic window:
- the rsmH gene encoding 16S rRNA (cytosine(1402)-N(4))-methyltransferase RsmH, whose product MTAPHTPVLLAETLAALAVRPGDLYVDATLGAGGYLRAVRAAGAGHCYGFDRDPDALALNADLADAPDVTLIHRPFADLVAGLAAEGVHAVDAIAFDIGVSSMQIDRPERGFSFQSDGPLDMRMAQDGMTAADFINTATEAEIADVLFHLGDEPGARRIARAIVNDRPLTRTSELARLVRSVLGHQPGGKDAATRSFQALRIHVNDELGQLDAGLAAAEQLLRPGGRLAVVSFHSAEDRRVKTFLRDRSGGAPSGSRHMPVVARAAPAFQRPARAVRATPAEVAANPRARSATLRSAVRTATPFAQARSA is encoded by the coding sequence ATGACGGCGCCGCACACCCCCGTGCTGCTTGCCGAAACGCTGGCGGCGCTCGCCGTCCGGCCGGGCGACCTCTACGTCGATGCGACGCTGGGCGCCGGCGGCTATCTGCGCGCTGTCCGCGCGGCCGGCGCCGGCCATTGCTATGGGTTCGACCGTGACCCCGACGCGCTGGCGCTCAATGCCGATCTTGCCGACGCTCCCGATGTGACGCTGATCCACCGGCCCTTCGCCGACCTCGTCGCCGGGCTTGCCGCCGAAGGCGTCCACGCGGTCGACGCCATCGCCTTCGATATCGGCGTCTCGTCGATGCAGATCGACCGGCCGGAACGCGGCTTTTCGTTCCAGTCGGACGGCCCGCTCGACATGCGCATGGCGCAGGACGGGATGACCGCGGCCGATTTCATCAACACCGCGACCGAGGCCGAAATCGCCGATGTGCTGTTTCACCTGGGCGATGAACCCGGCGCCCGCCGCATCGCCCGCGCCATCGTCAACGACCGGCCGCTGACCCGCACGTCGGAACTGGCGCGGCTGGTGCGATCGGTGCTCGGCCATCAGCCGGGTGGCAAGGATGCGGCGACGCGCAGCTTCCAGGCGCTGCGCATCCATGTGAACGACGAACTGGGGCAGCTCGATGCCGGGCTGGCGGCAGCGGAGCAGCTGCTCCGCCCCGGTGGCCGGCTGGCGGTGGTGAGCTTTCATTCCGCCGAGGACCGGCGGGTCAAGACCTTCCTGCGCGACCGGTCGGGCGGTGCCCCGTCCGGGTCGCGCCACATGCCCGTCGTCGCCCGCGCCGCGCCGGCGTTCCAGCGGCCGGCCCGCGCGGTGCGGGCTACGCCCGCCGAAGTTGCCGCCAATCCCCGCGCCCGCTCCGCCACGCTGCGTTCGGCGGTGCGGACGGCAACCCCTTTTGCACAAGCGAGGTCCGCATGA
- a CDS encoding division/cell wall cluster transcriptional repressor MraZ: MSDYFISCALNAIDGKNRLSIPADYRQVIFARTATKDLRLAPSRNATCLVGFDRDRPDQLMADHRARFASENSRERDRDATQIFSGMVPLTIDDAGRVVLPPVLKRLRKIEGHAFFIGLGDYFEIWDPWVYLATDDADEVALETLREELLARKLPIDGPPA; the protein is encoded by the coding sequence GTGTCCGATTATTTCATCAGCTGCGCGTTGAACGCGATCGACGGCAAGAACCGCCTGTCGATCCCGGCCGACTATCGGCAGGTGATCTTCGCGCGCACCGCCACCAAGGATCTGCGGCTGGCGCCGTCGCGCAACGCCACCTGCCTCGTCGGCTTCGACCGCGACCGTCCCGACCAGCTGATGGCCGACCACCGCGCCCGCTTCGCCAGCGAGAACAGTCGCGAGCGCGACCGCGATGCGACGCAGATCTTTTCCGGCATGGTGCCGCTGACCATCGATGATGCCGGCCGCGTCGTGCTGCCGCCGGTGCTCAAGCGGCTGCGCAAGATCGAGGGCCATGCCTTTTTCATCGGCCTGGGTGACTATTTCGAGATCTGGGACCCCTGGGTCTATCTCGCTACCGACGATGCCGATGAAGTCGCGCTGGAAACGCTGCGCGAGGAACTGCTGGCCCGCAAGCTGCCGATCGATGGCCCGCCGGCATGA
- a CDS encoding cysteine synthase A, translated as MSDPTPADAIAPDILALIGNTPLVTLKGPSAETGCTILGKAEFRNPGGSVKDRAALGIIEDAEARGLLQPGGVIVEGTAGNTGIGLAVVASARGYRTIIVMPETQSREKQDTLRALGAELVLVPAAAYSNPAHYVHTSRRIAEETPGAIWANQFDNVANRMAHIKTTAPEIWAQTQGRVTGFTCAVGTGGTLAGVALGLRAENPDIAIALTDPDGAALYNYFAHGELRAEGSSVSEGIGQSRITANLDGLAVDAQFRISDAEGLAWVRRLNAEEGLCLGLSSGINVAGAVRLARHMGPGQVIVTILCDSGLRYLSTIFNPEWLAAKGLG; from the coding sequence ATGTCAGACCCGACCCCTGCCGACGCCATCGCCCCCGATATTCTCGCCCTGATCGGCAATACGCCGCTCGTCACGCTGAAGGGACCGAGCGCCGAAACCGGCTGCACGATTTTGGGCAAGGCCGAGTTTCGCAACCCCGGCGGCAGCGTCAAGGACCGTGCCGCGCTCGGCATCATCGAGGACGCGGAGGCGCGCGGGCTGCTGCAGCCCGGCGGCGTCATTGTGGAAGGCACCGCCGGCAACACCGGCATCGGGCTGGCCGTGGTCGCTTCGGCTCGCGGCTACCGCACCATCATCGTCATGCCGGAAACGCAGAGCCGGGAGAAACAGGACACGCTGCGGGCGCTGGGCGCCGAACTGGTGCTGGTGCCGGCGGCCGCCTATTCCAACCCTGCGCATTATGTCCACACCTCGCGCCGGATCGCGGAGGAAACCCCGGGCGCGATCTGGGCCAACCAGTTCGACAATGTCGCCAACCGCATGGCGCACATCAAGACGACGGCGCCCGAAATCTGGGCGCAGACGCAAGGGCGCGTCACCGGCTTCACCTGCGCCGTCGGCACCGGCGGCACGCTCGCCGGGGTGGCGCTCGGCCTGCGCGCCGAAAATCCCGACATCGCGATCGCGCTGACCGATCCGGACGGCGCGGCGCTGTACAATTACTTCGCCCATGGCGAGCTGCGTGCCGAAGGGTCGAGCGTGTCGGAAGGCATCGGCCAGAGCCGCATCACTGCCAACCTCGACGGCCTTGCCGTCGACGCCCAGTTCCGCATCTCCGATGCGGAAGGGCTGGCGTGGGTGCGGCGTCTCAATGCGGAGGAGGGGCTGTGCCTGGGGCTGTCGTCAGGCATCAATGTCGCCGGTGCGGTGCGGCTGGCGCGGCACATGGGGCCGGGCCAGGTCATCGTCACCATCCTGTGCGACAGCGGCCTTCGGTACCTGTCGACGATCTTCAATCCCGAATGGCTGGCGGCCAAAGGTCTCGGCTGA
- a CDS encoding ABC transporter substrate-binding protein, translating into MAATRARKLWFPTALPGYGWPMTGGKPMALAALLLASCTAPQDASRLTTTVIGTPWSGGLAARLEAEATQPTLIAHDGSGAVVPGLASSWRFVDDDRALILRLRPMKWSDGTTLTAGEVVAAFGRAAKRREPALDHAGVIGATPPGKLGVLAPISRVVEIRLTTPSPLLLGWLADPSLAVTRAGPAPTLADYRAAGPATRRTLTRRDGVASDAARPATIVIASDPDPVAAIASFSRGTTDIVIGDGLAGLGEARTVARPQTLQVDALWGVYGYVANGLKGPLSDPRLRLALDLATDRQALAARVGLAAMAPVDGLLPASLRATPAAPPVLDMAGRRLLARQLLMADPLLGVGTRPPLRLTLLLPPGHDHRVIAEQVAADWQALGITLVISQADAATIADKVRRGQFDLALTEASLAVPDAAALLARWRCGAGPSCNEAADALFAAARAAPPADRPALLAAAEAKWMEGPPMIPLLTPLRWALVSPRVDGWSANHAGSHPLARLAVSARR; encoded by the coding sequence TTGGCAGCCACGCGGGCAAGGAAGCTCTGGTTTCCGACGGCACTGCCGGGCTATGGCTGGCCGATGACCGGCGGAAAACCAATGGCGCTGGCAGCGTTGCTGCTTGCCTCCTGCACGGCCCCGCAGGATGCGTCGCGGCTGACGACGACCGTGATCGGCACGCCCTGGAGCGGCGGGCTGGCGGCACGGCTGGAGGCGGAGGCGACGCAGCCGACGCTGATCGCGCACGACGGCAGCGGCGCCGTGGTCCCCGGCCTCGCATCCAGCTGGCGGTTCGTCGATGATGACCGCGCGCTGATCCTGCGCCTGCGGCCGATGAAATGGAGCGACGGCACCACGTTGACCGCCGGCGAGGTCGTGGCCGCCTTCGGGCGCGCGGCGAAGCGGCGTGAACCGGCGCTGGACCATGCCGGCGTCATCGGTGCAACGCCGCCGGGAAAGCTCGGGGTGCTGGCGCCGATCTCGCGCGTCGTGGAAATCCGGCTGACGACGCCATCGCCGCTGCTGCTCGGCTGGCTTGCCGATCCGTCGTTGGCCGTGACGCGCGCCGGGCCGGCGCCGACGCTCGCCGATTATCGCGCCGCCGGGCCGGCGACGCGCCGCACGCTGACGCGCCGCGACGGCGTCGCATCGGATGCCGCGCGCCCGGCGACAATCGTCATCGCCAGCGACCCTGACCCTGTTGCGGCCATCGCCAGCTTTTCGCGCGGCACCACCGATATCGTCATCGGCGACGGGCTGGCCGGGCTTGGCGAGGCGCGCACCGTGGCCCGGCCGCAGACGCTGCAGGTCGACGCGCTCTGGGGTGTCTATGGCTATGTCGCCAACGGCCTGAAGGGCCCGCTCAGCGACCCGCGGCTGCGGCTGGCGCTCGACCTCGCCACCGATCGCCAGGCGCTGGCGGCGCGCGTCGGGTTGGCTGCCATGGCCCCGGTGGACGGCCTGCTGCCGGCGTCGCTGCGCGCCACACCCGCCGCCCCGCCGGTGCTCGACATGGCCGGTCGGCGGCTGCTGGCCCGGCAGTTGCTGATGGCCGACCCCTTGCTGGGCGTGGGCACACGGCCGCCCTTGCGGCTGACGCTGCTGCTGCCGCCGGGCCATGACCACCGCGTCATCGCCGAACAGGTCGCCGCCGACTGGCAGGCGCTCGGCATCACGCTGGTGATTTCGCAAGCCGACGCCGCCACCATCGCCGACAAGGTGCGCCGCGGCCAGTTCGACCTGGCGCTGACCGAGGCGAGCCTGGCGGTGCCCGATGCCGCCGCGCTGCTGGCGCGCTGGCGTTGCGGGGCCGGGCCGTCGTGCAACGAGGCGGCCGATGCGCTGTTCGCCGCCGCCCGCGCCGCACCCCCGGCCGATCGCCCGGCGCTGCTCGCCGCCGCCGAGGCCAAATGGATGGAGGGGCCGCCGATGATACCGCTGCTCACCCCCTTGCGCTGGGCGCTGGTCTCGCCGCGCGTCGATGGCTGGAGCGCGAACCACGCCGGCAGCCACCCGCTCGCCCGGCTGGCGGTCAGCGCGCGGCGGTAG
- a CDS encoding DUF2147 domain-containing protein — protein MILVSLAATGAALAQSPARSADPAAAVARLADGAYLGTWKNPSGSVHIRAARCGEQVCGTVVHANDKARADARRGGTDPLIGTQLFEEFAARGPRQWRGRVFVPDMNRRVTGTATLIDENTIRVEGCAARVVCRNQVWTRVPT, from the coding sequence ATGATCTTGGTTTCGCTGGCGGCGACCGGCGCGGCGTTGGCGCAGTCTCCGGCGCGAAGCGCGGACCCGGCGGCGGCTGTCGCGCGACTGGCCGATGGCGCCTATCTCGGCACCTGGAAGAACCCGTCAGGATCCGTCCACATTCGTGCCGCGCGCTGCGGTGAGCAGGTGTGCGGGACGGTCGTCCACGCCAATGACAAGGCCAGGGCCGATGCTCGGCGCGGCGGCACCGACCCACTGATCGGGACGCAATTGTTCGAGGAATTTGCCGCGCGCGGTCCGCGGCAGTGGCGCGGGCGGGTGTTCGTCCCCGACATGAACCGCCGTGTCACCGGCACTGCGACGCTGATCGATGAAAACACCATCCGCGTCGAAGGCTGTGCCGCGCGCGTCGTCTGCCGGAACCAGGTCTGGACGCGCGTTCCGACCTGA
- a CDS encoding SDR family oxidoreductase produces the protein MQMFADGLMAGEKILVTGGGTGLGKSMATAFSALGAEVVIWGRRGAVLTEAAGDIAATTGGKVTAMAVDIRNGGAIDEAMESIFESGPLTGLVNNAAGNFISPSEDLSPNAFNAIASIVAAGTFNTTIAAGKRWIAGGLRGNILSIVTTWVWTGGPFTVPSAMSKAGVAVMTQSLAQEWGPKGIRANAIAPGPFPTKGAWERLMPAPLAAKTGAGTGAAGIPMGRMGEHQELDNLAVFLMAPGCAYLTGAVIALDGGQWLASNGNFHSLSALDRGDWDMIKGAIQSTNAKDRADRTA, from the coding sequence ATGCAGATGTTTGCCGATGGCCTGATGGCCGGCGAAAAGATCCTCGTCACCGGGGGCGGCACCGGGCTAGGCAAATCCATGGCGACGGCCTTTTCCGCCCTGGGCGCCGAAGTGGTGATCTGGGGCCGCCGCGGTGCGGTGCTGACCGAAGCCGCAGGCGACATCGCTGCCACCACCGGCGGCAAGGTGACGGCGATGGCGGTCGACATCCGCAACGGCGGCGCCATCGACGAGGCCATGGAATCGATTTTCGAATCGGGGCCGCTGACCGGGCTGGTCAACAATGCCGCCGGCAACTTCATCTCGCCGAGCGAGGACCTTTCGCCCAACGCCTTCAACGCCATCGCCTCGATCGTGGCGGCCGGCACCTTCAACACCACCATCGCTGCCGGCAAGCGCTGGATCGCCGGCGGCCTGAGGGGCAACATCCTGTCGATCGTCACCACCTGGGTATGGACCGGCGGCCCCTTCACCGTGCCCAGCGCCATGTCCAAGGCCGGGGTGGCGGTGATGACGCAGAGCCTGGCGCAGGAATGGGGACCCAAGGGCATCCGCGCCAACGCCATCGCGCCGGGCCCCTTCCCCACCAAGGGCGCGTGGGAACGGCTGATGCCGGCGCCGCTTGCCGCCAAGACCGGCGCCGGCACCGGCGCCGCCGGCATACCGATGGGGCGGATGGGGGAGCATCAGGAACTCGACAATCTCGCGGTGTTCCTGATGGCGCCGGGCTGCGCCTATCTGACCGGCGCGGTGATCGCGCTCGACGGCGGCCAGTGGCTGGCGTCGAACGGCAATTTCCACAGCCTGTCGGCGCTCGACCGCGGCGACTGGGACATGATCAAGGGCGCCATCCAGTCGACCAACGCCAAGGACCGCGCCGACCGCACGGCATAG
- a CDS encoding ribbon-helix-helix domain-containing protein, which yields MTVKHSLTIAGHATSLTLEPIFWEALQAAAAAEGRPLAALVAEIDEARTTNLSSAVRVWLFERALANRG from the coding sequence TTGACGGTCAAGCATTCGCTGACCATCGCCGGCCATGCGACGTCGCTGACGCTGGAACCGATCTTCTGGGAGGCGCTGCAGGCCGCGGCAGCGGCCGAGGGCCGGCCGCTGGCGGCGCTGGTTGCCGAAATCGACGAGGCGCGCACCACCAATTTGTCGAGCGCGGTGCGGGTGTGGCTGTTCGAACGGGCCCTGGCGAATCGCGGCTGA
- the phbB gene encoding acetoacetyl-CoA reductase: MARVAIVTGGTRGIGEAICLALQQQGVTVAANYGGDDVKAKAFTDRTGIAAFKWNVGDHQACLDGVKTVEAALGPVDIVVNNAGITRDGTLMKMSHEAWDEVIRVNLGGCFNMAKATFAGMKSRGFGRIVNIGSINGQAGQYGQVNYAAAKSGIHGFTKALAQEGARFGITVNAIAPGYIDTDMVAAVPADVLEKIVAKIPAGRLGQASEIARGVVFLTGEDAGFVNGSTLSINGGQHMY; the protein is encoded by the coding sequence ATGGCACGCGTCGCGATCGTAACCGGCGGCACCCGCGGTATCGGCGAGGCGATCTGCCTCGCGTTGCAGCAACAGGGCGTCACCGTCGCTGCCAATTACGGCGGTGACGATGTCAAGGCCAAGGCCTTCACCGACCGCACCGGCATTGCCGCCTTCAAATGGAATGTCGGCGACCACCAGGCCTGCCTCGATGGCGTCAAGACGGTGGAGGCCGCGCTCGGCCCGGTCGACATCGTCGTCAACAACGCCGGCATCACCCGCGACGGCACCTTGATGAAGATGAGCCATGAAGCGTGGGACGAAGTCATCCGCGTCAACCTGGGCGGCTGTTTCAACATGGCGAAGGCGACCTTTGCCGGAATGAAATCACGCGGCTTCGGCCGCATCGTCAACATCGGCAGCATCAATGGCCAGGCCGGCCAATATGGCCAGGTCAACTATGCCGCGGCCAAATCGGGCATCCATGGCTTCACCAAGGCGCTGGCACAGGAAGGCGCGCGCTTCGGCATCACCGTCAACGCCATCGCGCCGGGCTATATCGATACCGACATGGTCGCTGCCGTGCCGGCCGATGTGCTCGAAAAGATCGTCGCCAAGATCCCGGCCGGCCGCCTGGGGCAGGCAAGCGAGATCGCGCGCGGCGTGGTGTTCCTGACCGGCGAGGACGCCGGCTTCGTCAACGGCTCGACACTGTCGATCAACGGCGGCCAGCACATGTATTGA
- the hemH gene encoding ferrochelatase, translating to MNSVFPAPSLRTANHPPVRSGRVGVLIVNLGSPDAPDVPSVKRFLGEFLSDKRVIEIPAFLWQPILKLLILNLRPRTTAQNYAKVWTPEGSPITAITRAQATALQGAFGPDVIVDWAMRYGTRSIPEQLKALMDQGCDRILLAPMYPQYSAATNATVVDAANAAIADWRWQPALRTLPPYYDNPDHIDALSDSVRAAVAALDFVPQLIVTSFHGMPQRTLDRGDPYFCQCQKTGRLLQDALMRDGLTTPVKVTFQSRFGRAEWLKPYTDATLESLADQGIHRIAVVCPGFAADCLETLEEVAMEGRETFLEHGGTHFAYLPCLNAGDTGVAMLKTLLARELAGWV from the coding sequence ATGAACAGCGTCTTCCCCGCGCCTTCGCTGCGCACCGCCAACCACCCGCCGGTGCGGTCGGGCCGCGTCGGCGTGCTCATCGTCAACCTGGGGTCGCCCGACGCCCCCGATGTGCCGTCGGTCAAGCGGTTCCTCGGCGAATTCCTGTCGGACAAGCGAGTCATTGAGATCCCGGCGTTCCTGTGGCAGCCGATCCTCAAGCTGCTCATCCTCAACCTGCGGCCGCGCACCACGGCGCAGAATTATGCCAAGGTGTGGACTCCCGAAGGCTCCCCGATCACCGCCATCACCCGCGCGCAGGCCACGGCGCTGCAGGGCGCCTTCGGTCCCGATGTCATCGTCGACTGGGCGATGCGCTATGGCACCCGCTCGATCCCCGAACAGCTGAAGGCGCTAATGGACCAGGGCTGCGACCGCATCCTGCTGGCGCCGATGTATCCGCAATATTCGGCCGCGACCAACGCCACCGTCGTCGATGCCGCCAACGCCGCCATCGCCGATTGGCGGTGGCAGCCGGCGCTGCGCACGCTGCCGCCCTATTACGACAATCCCGATCATATCGATGCCTTGTCCGACAGCGTCCGCGCGGCCGTGGCGGCGCTCGATTTCGTGCCGCAGCTGATCGTCACCAGCTTTCACGGCATGCCGCAACGCACGCTCGATCGCGGCGACCCCTATTTCTGCCAATGCCAGAAGACCGGCCGGCTGTTGCAGGATGCGCTGATGCGCGACGGGCTGACGACGCCGGTCAAGGTCACCTTCCAGTCGCGCTTCGGCCGGGCCGAGTGGTTGAAGCCCTATACCGATGCGACGCTCGAATCGCTTGCCGACCAGGGCATCCACCGTATCGCCGTCGTCTGCCCGGGCTTTGCCGCCGACTGCCTCGAAACACTCGAGGAAGTGGCGATGGAGGGGCGCGAGACCTTCCTGGAACATGGCGGCACCCATTTCGCCTATCTGCCATGCCTCAATGCCGGCGATACCGGAGTCGCAATGCTGAAGACTTTGCTAGCACGGGAACTTGCAGGCTGGGTTTGA
- a CDS encoding xanthine dehydrogenase family protein molybdopterin-binding subunit, whose translation MAVTRRALLVTAAAGTGLAIGWAVWPRTRATNWAVAEGETPLGAFLKIGVDGRVIVAVPQAEMGQGVWSALAQIAADELGADWNAVGVEPAPLGPDYGNRGMLIDTLGGMPAVVRGAAGWAGGKVIEYFDFQITGGSTSVRGFEAPLRAAGASAREMLCRAAARRWGVDWQDCDTQGGFVVHKANRLAFADVVKDAVAEDAPASPTLRSAPQLAGKPLLRLDIPSKTDGSARFGADVRLPGMMYAAIRHDPIGAVRTGIDRKALPATARLVEGPDFIAVVADGWYAARTALDGVTPAYKPTARPAGPWIEAGLKAALATPGDVVQDVGDVAAASGQGAITADYSLPFLAHAALEPMTATARIDGGKCEVWAPTQSATLSNWAVARALGFEDSAVTIYPTLVGGAFGRKIETDAVVAAALIARAAGRPVQLIYAREDDFGHDMWRPAVAARLKGAAGPQGVTAWDGHVAVPDVAASVVARNLPRLAGDPKTGAAAIEGSVHLPYAIPNFRAAHSLADCPVPLGFWRSVGNSFSGFVTECFIDELAGAANADPGRFRLGMLQDRPRHAAVLRAVLKAGGPLGRQAPGIGRGVALVECFGSIVAEVAEVVVTPEGFSVPRVWAAIDCGRTINPDTVRAQVESGICYGLSAALTGRTSFADGMAVERNFDSQPVLTLADAPRIEVIIIASDAAPGGVGEPGTPPIAPAVANALFAATGRRHRDLPLVRPQALAA comes from the coding sequence ATGGCCGTCACGCGCCGCGCCCTGTTGGTTACCGCTGCTGCGGGCACCGGCCTTGCCATCGGCTGGGCGGTGTGGCCGCGGACGCGCGCCACCAACTGGGCGGTGGCGGAGGGCGAAACGCCGCTCGGGGCCTTTCTGAAGATCGGCGTCGATGGCCGCGTCATCGTCGCGGTGCCCCAGGCCGAAATGGGGCAGGGCGTCTGGTCGGCGCTGGCGCAGATCGCCGCCGATGAACTGGGTGCGGACTGGAATGCCGTGGGCGTCGAACCCGCACCGCTCGGCCCCGATTACGGCAATCGCGGCATGCTGATCGACACCCTGGGCGGGATGCCGGCAGTGGTGCGCGGCGCCGCCGGCTGGGCCGGCGGCAAGGTCATCGAATATTTCGATTTCCAGATCACCGGCGGCAGCACGTCGGTGCGCGGCTTCGAAGCGCCGTTGCGCGCGGCCGGTGCGTCGGCGCGCGAGATGCTCTGCCGTGCCGCGGCGCGCCGCTGGGGTGTCGATTGGCAGGATTGCGACACGCAGGGCGGTTTCGTCGTCCACAAGGCCAATCGGCTGGCCTTTGCCGATGTCGTAAAGGATGCCGTTGCCGAGGATGCGCCGGCATCGCCGACGCTGCGCAGCGCACCGCAACTGGCGGGCAAGCCGCTGTTGCGCCTCGATATTCCATCGAAGACCGATGGTTCGGCACGCTTCGGTGCCGATGTCCGCCTGCCCGGCATGATGTATGCCGCCATCCGGCACGACCCGATCGGTGCCGTCCGCACCGGCATCGACCGCAAGGCGCTGCCGGCGACGGCGCGGCTGGTCGAAGGCCCGGACTTTATCGCCGTGGTCGCCGATGGCTGGTATGCCGCAAGGACGGCGCTCGACGGCGTGACGCCGGCCTACAAGCCTACCGCCAGGCCCGCCGGGCCGTGGATCGAGGCCGGGTTGAAGGCGGCGCTGGCGACCCCCGGCGACGTCGTGCAGGACGTCGGCGATGTGGCCGCGGCGTCGGGGCAGGGCGCCATCACCGCCGATTATTCGCTGCCCTTCCTCGCCCATGCGGCGCTGGAACCGATGACGGCCACGGCGCGCATCGACGGCGGCAAATGCGAGGTCTGGGCCCCCACCCAATCGGCGACACTGAGCAACTGGGCAGTGGCGCGGGCGCTGGGGTTCGAGGACAGCGCGGTTACCATCTATCCGACCCTGGTCGGCGGCGCCTTCGGCCGCAAGATCGAAACCGATGCGGTCGTCGCAGCGGCGCTGATCGCGCGCGCCGCCGGGCGGCCGGTACAGCTGATCTATGCGCGCGAAGACGATTTCGGCCATGACATGTGGCGTCCGGCGGTCGCGGCACGCCTGAAGGGCGCCGCCGGTCCGCAGGGGGTGACGGCATGGGACGGGCATGTCGCGGTGCCCGATGTCGCCGCCAGCGTGGTGGCGCGCAACCTGCCGCGTCTGGCGGGGGACCCCAAGACCGGCGCCGCCGCCATCGAAGGATCGGTGCACCTGCCCTATGCCATCCCCAATTTTCGCGCCGCCCACAGCCTCGCTGATTGCCCGGTCCCGCTGGGGTTCTGGCGGTCGGTCGGCAACAGCTTTTCGGGCTTCGTGACCGAATGTTTCATCGATGAACTGGCCGGTGCCGCCAATGCCGATCCGGGCCGGTTCCGGCTGGGGATGCTGCAGGATCGCCCGCGCCATGCCGCGGTGCTGCGCGCCGTTCTGAAGGCAGGTGGCCCGCTCGGCCGCCAGGCGCCGGGCATCGGGCGCGGCGTGGCGCTGGTCGAATGTTTCGGCAGCATTGTCGCCGAAGTCGCCGAAGTCGTTGTGACGCCCGAAGGCTTCAGCGTGCCGCGGGTGTGGGCAGCGATCGATTGCGGGCGCACGATCAACCCCGACACGGTGCGCGCGCAGGTCGAAAGCGGCATCTGCTACGGGTTGTCGGCGGCCCTGACCGGGCGCACCAGCTTTGCCGATGGCATGGCGGTCGAACGCAATTTCGACAGCCAGCCGGTGCTGACACTGGCCGATGCGCCGCGCATCGAGGTCATCATCATCGCGTCCGACGCGGCACCCGGCGGGGTCGGCGAACCCGGTACGCCGCCGATCGCGCCGGCCGTCGCCAATGCGCTGTTTGCCGCCACCGGCCGGCGCCATCGCGACCTGCCGCTGGTCCGCCCGCAGGCGCTGGCGGCATGA
- a CDS encoding peroxiredoxin: protein MTIKVGDTIPAATLTKVTDAGPEPVSTTDFFGGRTVALFSVPGAFTPTCSAKHLPGFVGNAEAIKAQGVDEIACLSVNDAFVMGAWGKSANAGEAVTMLADGSAEFTTALGLTMDASKYGMGIRGQRFSMLVKDGTVLQLHVEEPGAFSVSSAEYLMSQLK, encoded by the coding sequence ATGACGATCAAGGTAGGCGACACGATTCCCGCCGCGACATTGACCAAGGTCACCGACGCCGGCCCCGAGCCTGTTTCGACGACGGACTTCTTCGGCGGCCGCACCGTGGCGCTGTTTTCCGTTCCCGGCGCCTTCACGCCGACGTGTTCGGCCAAGCATCTGCCGGGCTTCGTCGGCAATGCCGAGGCGATCAAGGCGCAGGGCGTCGATGAAATCGCCTGCCTGTCGGTCAACGACGCCTTTGTCATGGGCGCCTGGGGCAAATCGGCGAACGCCGGCGAGGCGGTGACGATGCTCGCCGATGGCAGCGCCGAATTCACCACCGCGCTTGGCCTGACCATGGATGCCAGCAAATATGGCATGGGCATTCGCGGCCAGCGCTTCTCCATGCTGGTCAAGGACGGCACCGTCCTGCAACTGCACGTCGAGGAACCCGGTGCGTTTTCGGTGTCGTCGGCCGAATATCTGATGAGCCAGCTCAAATAA
- a CDS encoding YqgE/AlgH family protein yields the protein MSQPPYLSGQLLLSMPGIGDPRFERVVIAMCLHDDDGALGIVANKPFGDLTVRDLMAQLDVDPGVTPAETLVMAGGPVEPSRGFVVHSADYQRQSTISVGDRWGLTSTIDILTDIAAGKGPRRWLSALGYTGWGAGQLDTEMLRHGWQAAPGDADILFDVPRDDRWATAYDRLGIAVGRLSAESGRA from the coding sequence ATGTCGCAGCCTCCCTATCTGTCCGGTCAACTGCTGCTGTCGATGCCCGGGATCGGCGATCCGCGCTTCGAACGCGTCGTCATCGCCATGTGCCTCCATGACGACGATGGCGCGCTCGGCATCGTCGCCAACAAGCCGTTCGGCGATCTGACCGTGCGCGATCTGATGGCCCAGCTCGATGTCGACCCGGGCGTCACGCCGGCCGAGACGCTGGTCATGGCCGGCGGCCCGGTGGAACCGTCGCGCGGCTTTGTCGTCCACAGCGCCGATTACCAGCGGCAGAGCACCATCTCCGTCGGTGACCGCTGGGGGCTGACCTCCACCATCGACATCCTGACCGACATTGCCGCGGGCAAGGGACCGCGGCGCTGGCTGTCGGCACTGGGCTATACCGGCTGGGGCGCCGGGCAGCTCGACACCGAAATGCTGCGCCATGGCTGGCAGGCGGCGCCGGGCGATGCCGACATCCTGTTCGACGTGCCGCGCGACGATCGCTGGGCGACGGCTTATGACCGGCTGGGAATCGCCGTCGGCCGGTTGAGCGCGGAGTCGGGGCGGGCGTAA